The Micromonospora sp. NBC_00421 DNA window GCCTTCGGCGAAGCGGTCCTCTCCGTCGGCGTCGCCATCGACGAGGAACCGATCGCCGCCCCTACCCTGGTCGTCGTCGTCGCGTCCGTCGTCGCCCTCGGCACCATCTGGTGGAGCTACTTCACCGGCATCGACGCTGCCCGGATCACGCTCGCGGCCTACGAGGGGGACCGTCAGGTCCGCGCCGCGCGGGACGCGTACACCTATCTGCACCTGCCGATGGTGGCCGGCATCGTCCTGGTGGCCTACGGCCTGCACCAGACCCTTGCCGCGTCCCAGGACCGCGACAGTGCCCTGCTGGGCCACTACACGCTGTTCCTCGGCGTGGCGTTGTACCTGCTCGGCAACCAGATGTTCTGGCTGCGGATCTTCCGGACCGTCAGCCGTCACCGGCTCATCGGCGCCGGCGTGGTGACCGTCCTGGCGCCGGTGACCGTCGCGCTGCCCTCCGTCGTCTCACTGGTGCTGCTGACCGTCATCGGCGTCGTCTTCGCCGTCGTCGAGGCGGTGCAGGAGGGCGACCCGCGTACCCGGCGGCCGGCCCGGACGTGACCCCGGGGTCCACCGGGCCCGTCGGTGCGCTCTCAGCCCACGGTGCAGGGGATGCCGTTGAGCACGAAGCTGGCCGGCGGCGCGTTGCTGGCGGTCCATCTTCCCTGGATGCCGAAGCTCGCGGAGCCGTTCGCCGCGAGGACGCGGTTCCAGTCGACGTTGCGGGCCGTCACCGTGGCGTCGCTCTGGCTGGTCGTGGCGTTCCAGGCGGAGGTGATCTGCTGGTCGCCCCGGAAGCTGAAGGTGAGCGTCCAGCCGTCGACCGGAGCGGTCGCGGTGTTCTGGACCGTCACGGCGGTGACGAACCCGCCCTGCCACTCGGACTGGTTCTGGTAGGTCACCCGGCAGGTGGACGGCGGCGGGGTGGTCGGCGGGGTGGGCGTCGTCGGCGCGGTGACCGTGTTGGAGGCGATCGACACGTTGCCCACCGCGTCGCGGGCCCGCACGTAGAAAAGGTTGCGCAGCGGCGTCGACAGCGCGAGGGCGACGGTGTACGTCGTCGCCGGCACCGTGGCGACCAGGACCGAGGTGTACCAGCCGTCGAAGCGGTAGACGTTGTAGCCGCTCACCCCGACGTCGTCCGTCGACGGTGACCAGGAGAGCGTGGCGGTGGAGTCGGTCACGTCGCCCAGGGTCAGGTTCTGCGGAGCGC harbors:
- a CDS encoding cellulose binding domain-containing protein, coding for MAGMRSSSLRRRVRPGLLAAVVSSIAMLGVGLIAVPAAGAGTATPAGPVAGSHPEVAPMPAGAADSLPGAATTPPSTPTPAPTTPPSTPDTSPFPPSAPTNVTASQVRAGSVTLTWTAATPGCCAIAGYDITYYMAFDDVVVAASVGNVTTTTISNYLRAGRQYSFRVSARDVVGHRSASSDTVTVVTPVTDTGPDTTPPSAPQNLTLGDVTDSTATLSWSPSTDDVGVSGYNVYRFDGWYTSVLVATVPATTYTVALALSTPLRNLFYVRARDAVGNVSIASNTVTAPTTPTPPTTPPPSTCRVTYQNQSEWQGGFVTAVTVQNTATAPVDGWTLTFSFRGDQQITSAWNATTSQSDATVTARNVDWNRVLAANGSASFGIQGRWTASNAPPASFVLNGIPCTVG